In Chroicocephalus ridibundus chromosome 12, bChrRid1.1, whole genome shotgun sequence, a single genomic region encodes these proteins:
- the LOC134522303 gene encoding uncharacterized protein LOC134522303 isoform X1, with product MGSGLSSGLPTPPPLAAAAARPCCALRGGAGRCAGRCQRAQPRGIAAAPPNGCCSERGSGPRLPAVTGGHRGRLRESYGPSPVLREGLCRGSPCRVAGPQGLHARYPVFTGAIESPQVGGPWSPRRGLCRGSPPIHSSPRQSCVPHSAGLLVVCHLWRGWAGLGSLCLGREHSYHSSLLFSPFFFFKHPDHAGETTAHCVDGPWAPSPARPWPPQTLSPQQMPMWDVFSHVQPCTPGLLLAREVDLAARLLPVSQQGESVPRRAQRQLCPQHGHRRAGTPGGGASTLPFSLAEREFPVSVACPVPNAFVSLSG from the coding sequence ATGGGGTCGGGGCTCAGCTCGGGGCTGCCGACccccccgccgctcgccgccgccgccgctcgcccatGCTGCGCGCTGCGGGGCGGCGCTGGGCGCTGCGCGGGGCGGTGCCAGCGCGCCCAACCCCGCGGCATCGCGGCGGCGCCGCCGAACGGCTGCTGCTCTGAGCGGGGTTCCGGCCCACGGCTGCCCGCCGTTACCGGGGGCCACCGGGGCCGGCTGCGGGAGTCCTACGGCCCCTCCCCGGTCCTTAGGGAGGGTCTTTGCAGAGGGTCCCCGTGCAGGGTGGCTGGTCCCCAGGGTCTCCATGCACGGTACCCGGTCTTCACGGGGGCCATAGAGAGTCCCCAAGTGGGGGGTCCCTGGTCCCCAAGGAGGGGTCTCTGCAGAGGGTCCCCCCCCAtccacagcagccccaggcagagctgcgTGCCCCACAGCGCCGGGCTGCTGGTGGTCTGCCACCTgtggagggggtgggcagggctggggtctctgtgcctgggcagggagcacagTTACCATTCGTCCTTGCTTTTTTCcccgtttttcttctttaaacaccCAGATCACGCAGGAGAGACGACAGCACACTGCGTGGATGGGCCGtgggctccctccccagctcgCCCCTGGCCTCCTCAGACCCTCAGCCCCCAGCAGATGCCAATGTGGGATGTTTTCTCCCACGTTCAGCCCTGCACACCAGGGCTGCTCCTTGCCAGAGAAGTGGACTTGGCCGCCCGCCTCCTTCCTGTATCTCAGCAGGGTGAGTCAGTGCCTCGCCGTGCCCAGCgccagctctgcccgcagcaTGGTCACCGCCGAGCCgggacgccgggggggggggcatccaCTCTGCCCTTTTCTCTGGCTGAAAGGGAGTTTCCAGTGTCTGTGGCATGTCCCGTTCCCAATGCGTTTGTCTCACTGTCTGGATGA
- the DBNDD2 gene encoding dysbindin domain-containing protein 2, whose protein sequence is MSGPGAQSRNRRLPADMEQAQRSLDAEQMQQQQLKLRDRQKFFEEVFQHDVDFFFPMSHLQIEHRRPPLGSISSMEVNVDMLEQMDMMDLSDQDTVDVFLGCGTEESSIAGPLPGADASQCPEEITLQVPSAAESKSRISSTSSVSTDLNSLDTSEEGAETPVVQSDEEDLQEDSPKEQVARS, encoded by the exons atGTCGGGTCCCGGGGCGCAGAGCCGCAACCGGCGGCTGCCCG CCGACATGGAGCAGGCACAACGGAGCCTGGATGCAgagcagatgcagcagcagcagctgaaactaCGGGACCGGCAGAAGTTCTTTGAGGAGGTTTTCCAGCATGACGTGGATTTCTTCTTCCCTATGTCTCACCTGCAGATAGAGCATCGGAGAC ccccctTAGGCAGCATTTCCTCCATGGAGGTGAACGTGGacatgctggagcagatggacATGATGGACCTGTCAGACCAGGACACCGTGGACGTGTTTCTGGGCTGTGGGACAGAGGAGAGCAGCATTGCTGGACCCCTGCCAG GGGCAGATGCCAGCCAGTGCCCAGAGGAAATCACCCTCCAAGTGCCCAGTGCAGCCGAGAGCAAGTCACGCATTTCCTCCACGTCCTCAGTCTCCACGGATCTGAACAGCCTGGACACCAGCGAGGAGGGGGCCGAGACCCCTGTGGTGCAGTCGGATGAGGAGGACCTGCAGGAGGACAGTCCCAAAGAGCAGGTGGCAAGAAGCTAG